The Sphaerisporangium siamense genome includes the window GGCCGCGCAGCCAGCGGTAGTGGGGGATGCGGTCGCCGATGAGCGCGTGGCTGACCCGGTCGATGCGCTCCTTGTCGCGCATCCGCATGGACGGCCCCAGGTGGTAGCCCTTGGCCAGCGGCTCGGGGACGAACACCGCCCCGGCCTGGGCGAGCCGGTAGCCCATCTCGGTGTCCTGGCCGAGGGGGAGGTCGACGTCCATCGGGCCGGCCCGCTCGATCAGGCGCCTGCCGACCGACGTCGCGCCGCCGACGTGCAGGCTGAAGGCCCGGCTCGGCGCCTGCGTGAGCCCGCGGGTGCGCCCGACCAGGTCGACCAGCCATTCGTGCGGCTCGGCGGGCTCGAACAGCTCGGCCAGGTCCTTGCCCGCCGCGACGACCTCGGGCGCGGGCAGCGCGGCCGTGGTGAAGCGCAGGTAGCTCGTGACGACGAGGTAGGGGGCGAGGTGGTGCCAGCGCATGTGGGCCTCGACCTCGCGGGGGTCGGCGACCACGTCGGAGTCGAGCCAGTGGACGACGTCGCCGGTCGCCGCGGCCAGGCCGGCGTTGCGCGCGTCGGCCCTGCCGGGGGTGTCGCAGACGATCAGCCGCGTGCCCGCGGGACGGATCAGCGGCAGGCGCAGCGCGGGGCTGCTGCCGTTGTCGACAACGATGACGTCCAGCAGCTCGGCAGGGTAGGTCTGGGCGGCGAGGGCGGCCAGGGCCAGGTCGAGCTTGTCCTGCGCGCCGTGCGCGGGGATGACCACGCTGACCCGCAGGGTGGGGGTCCAGGCGCCGAGCGCGGGCGGGTCGAGCACGGTGTAGTCGTTGCCGCGCACGTGCCGGGCCATGGGGGTCATGGGGCTTCCAGGACGAGGCTCGGCCGGAAGCCGCGCCACTGGTTGGTCGCCACGCGCAGGAAGTGCGCCAGGGGGAGCTGCCAGGTGTGGTCGGCGGCGATGGTGCGCCGCAGCACGTAGCCCAGCCCTTGGGTGCGGTAGATGCGGGCCCCGGCGGCGTGGGCGGTCTTGAGGAACTGGGCGTCCACGCCCCGCGCCACCCCCTCGAAACCGCCGATCTCCTGAAACTTCGCCCGAGCGAGGAAGATCGTACCGCCGGCCACGTGATCCGACCAGATCTCGCTGGTGTAGTCCGTGCGGCGCACCGTGACGCGGAGCGGCTCCAGGTAGAAGAACTCCGCCGCCGTCCCCACGATGTCGGCCCCGCTATAGGACCGCGCCATGATCAGGTCGGCCAGGTGCTCCGGGGAGTACCAGTCGTCGTCGTCCCACTTGGCGATCTCGTCGCCCGACGCCATGTCCGCCGCCCGGTCGAGCACCTCGCCGAACGGCGTGGCGGCGTCCGCCTCGCGCACCGTCACCGGCAGGGGGAACGACTCCAGCGCCCGCCGCACGTCCGGGTGCGCGGACGGGACGCCGTGCAGGCCGAGCACGACCTCGACGTCCACGTGCCGCTGGCGGGCGATCTGGCCGAGCGCCGCGCCGAGCAGCTCGGGTCGCTTGCTGGACATGACCACGCTGACCTTGGGCACGGCCCCGGCGGGGCCGCGCAGGGCGAGGCGGCGCAGGCGCAGGCTGTGCTCCTCGCGCCGCAGATCGCTCACCGAGCGCACGGACGCGTCACGGGGCCCGGGCGCCCAGGAGGTGAGCGTGACGGCCAGGTCGGGGGCGGCCTCCTTGAACCAGGAGGGCGCCTCGTCGGCGTACACCGGCACGCCGGCCGCCGCGAGGCCCAGCACCGTCCTCAGCACCGTCTCCGGCGTCGCCTGCCGCTCCCCGGCGCGGACGTCCGGCCAGCGGACGCGCAGCCCCTCCAGAGGGCGCAGGCCCGCGACGGCGGCGGCCGTCAGCGGGAGGTCGGCCGCCTCGCCGCCGAGCACGGGACGCCCGTCCCGGAAGGCCAGGTCGGCGGGGCCTTCCGCGGGCGTACGCGTGTAGCCGAGCGGTGTCGGGTCACCCTCTGCCACCGCACTCCCTTCGAAGATCGCCCTCCGCGGGGGGCGGAGGGCCGGCCGGGCGCGCGCCCGGCCGGTGATCAGGAAGATTCCTCGCCCTCGACGCGCATCACGCTCGTCACGTCGCGGACGATGTCCAGCTCGCGCAGCCCGGAGATCGTCGCCGACAGCGCCGCGTCGGTGGCCCGGTGGGTGACCAGCACGAGCTGGGCGTCGTCGCCGTGCCCCTCCTGCCGGACGATCCGGATGGACACGTCGTGCTTGGCGAAGATCTCGGCGACCGTGGCGAGGACGCCCGGCTTGTCCGCGACGTCCAGCGAGACGTGGTAGCGCGTCACGGTCTCACCCATCGGATGGACGGCCAGGTCGGCGTACGTCGACTCCTGCGGGCCGTGCACCCCGGCGATCCGGTTGCGCGCCACGGCGACGATGTCGCCCAGCACCGCCGACGCGGTGGGCGCGCCGCCGGCGCCCTTGCCGTAGAACATGAGCTGGCCCGCCGACTCGGCCTCCACGAACACCGCGTTGTAGGCCTCGCGCACGCCCGCCAGGGGGTGGGTCCTCGGGATCATCGCCGGGTGGACGCGCACGCCGACCGAGCGGCCGTCGTCGGAGCGGGCACAGATCGCCAGCAGCTTGATGACGTAGCCCATGGCCTTGGCGCTGGCGACGTCGGTGGCGGTGATCTCGGTGATGCCCTCGCGGTGGACATCGGCGGCGGTCACCCGGGTGTGGAAGGCGAGCCCGGC containing:
- a CDS encoding glycosyltransferase family 2 protein, with product MAEGDPTPLGYTRTPAEGPADLAFRDGRPVLGGEAADLPLTAAAVAGLRPLEGLRVRWPDVRAGERQATPETVLRTVLGLAAAGVPVYADEAPSWFKEAAPDLAVTLTSWAPGPRDASVRSVSDLRREEHSLRLRRLALRGPAGAVPKVSVVMSSKRPELLGAALGQIARQRHVDVEVVLGLHGVPSAHPDVRRALESFPLPVTVREADAATPFGEVLDRAADMASGDEIAKWDDDDWYSPEHLADLIMARSYSGADIVGTAAEFFYLEPLRVTVRRTDYTSEIWSDHVAGGTIFLARAKFQEIGGFEGVARGVDAQFLKTAHAAGARIYRTQGLGYVLRRTIAADHTWQLPLAHFLRVATNQWRGFRPSLVLEAP
- a CDS encoding homoserine dehydrogenase, with the translated sequence MRVALLGCGVVGSQVVRLLHEQADDLAARIGAPLELAGVAVRRLGRKRDSEVDPSLLTTDAEALVARDDVDIVVEVIGGIEPARSLMLAALADGKAIVTANKALLAEDGATVHGAAKRHGGDLYYEASVAGAIPLLRPLRESLAGDRVRRVLGIVNGTTNYILDKMDTTGASFTDALEEAQSLGYAEADPTADVEGFDAAAKAAILAGLAFHTRVTAADVHREGITEITATDVASAKAMGYVIKLLAICARSDDGRSVGVRVHPAMIPRTHPLAGVREAYNAVFVEAESAGQLMFYGKGAGGAPTASAVLGDIVAVARNRIAGVHGPQESTYADLAVHPMGETVTRYHVSLDVADKPGVLATVAEIFAKHDVSIRIVRQEGHGDDAQLVLVTHRATDAALSATISGLRELDIVRDVTSVMRVEGEESS